One window from the genome of Anaerotruncus rubiinfantis encodes:
- a CDS encoding heavy metal translocating P-type ATPase — translation MNKKQKLTLYRILGAAVLFAAALLLPAQGPLRLVAFLGPYAVIGYDVLWRAGRNIFRGQVFDENFLMALATVGAFCTGEYPEGVAVMLFYQVGELFQSYAVGRSRQSIASLMDIRPDYANIERDGQLLQVDPDEVAVGDVIVVKAGEKIPLDGVVLEGASAIDTAALTGESLPRNVESGDDVISGCVNLSGLIHVRVTKAFGESTVAKILDLVENAGSKKARAENFITRFARWYTPAVVTAALLLAVIPPLTMGLPWSDWVHRALIFLVISCPCALVISVPLSFFGGIGGASKTGILVKGGNYLEVLADTEIVVFDKTGTLTKGVFNVTAIHPDEFSEAKLLELAAYAECFSDHPISRSLREAYGMEIDQSRVTGVEELSGRGVRATVGGQMVCAGNDKLMDEIGVAWHPCHKVGTTVHVAVDGAYAGHIVISDELKPDAKAAIAALKAQGVRKTVMLTGDAKAVGESVAKELGLDEVHAQLLPADKVGRVEALLCEKSPKGKLAFVGDGINDAPVLSRADIGIAMGALGSDAAIEAADIVLMDDKPSKIASAMRISKKTLRIVRQNIVFALGVKALVLILGACGLANMWEAVFADVGVSVIAILNASRALRPDK, via the coding sequence ATGAATAAAAAACAAAAACTGACCTTATACCGGATTCTGGGCGCCGCGGTGCTCTTTGCGGCGGCGCTGCTGCTCCCGGCGCAAGGACCGCTGCGGTTGGTTGCCTTTCTGGGGCCTTACGCGGTCATCGGCTACGACGTGCTCTGGCGCGCGGGCCGCAATATTTTTCGTGGGCAGGTCTTTGATGAGAACTTCCTGATGGCGCTGGCTACAGTTGGCGCATTCTGCACCGGAGAATATCCGGAAGGCGTGGCCGTTATGTTGTTCTACCAGGTTGGTGAACTCTTCCAGAGCTATGCTGTAGGCCGTTCCCGCCAGTCGATTGCCAGCCTCATGGATATCCGGCCCGATTATGCCAATATCGAGCGGGACGGACAGCTCCTGCAGGTTGATCCGGATGAGGTCGCGGTCGGCGATGTGATTGTTGTCAAGGCGGGAGAAAAGATCCCGCTTGACGGCGTGGTGCTCGAGGGCGCCTCGGCGATCGATACCGCCGCGCTCACCGGCGAATCGCTGCCGCGAAACGTAGAGTCCGGCGACGACGTGATCAGCGGCTGCGTAAACCTCAGCGGCCTCATCCACGTGCGGGTCACCAAGGCGTTTGGAGAGTCCACCGTGGCAAAAATTCTCGATCTCGTGGAGAACGCAGGCAGCAAAAAGGCACGTGCCGAGAATTTCATCACCCGGTTCGCCCGCTGGTATACGCCCGCAGTGGTCACCGCGGCCCTGCTGCTCGCAGTGATCCCGCCGCTTACGATGGGGCTGCCGTGGTCCGACTGGGTCCACCGGGCACTCATCTTCCTGGTCATCTCCTGCCCATGCGCGCTGGTCATTTCGGTGCCGCTCTCCTTCTTCGGGGGGATCGGCGGCGCCTCAAAAACCGGTATTCTCGTCAAGGGCGGCAACTACCTCGAGGTGCTCGCGGACACCGAAATCGTGGTCTTTGACAAAACCGGCACTCTGACCAAAGGCGTTTTCAACGTCACCGCGATCCATCCGGACGAATTCTCGGAAGCCAAGCTGCTCGAACTGGCCGCTTACGCGGAATGCTTTTCCGACCATCCAATCTCCCGCTCGCTGCGGGAGGCCTACGGCATGGAGATCGACCAGAGCCGCGTCACCGGCGTGGAAGAACTCTCCGGCCGCGGCGTACGCGCCACGGTTGGCGGACAGATGGTCTGCGCGGGCAACGACAAACTGATGGACGAAATCGGCGTGGCATGGCACCCCTGCCATAAAGTTGGAACCACCGTTCATGTGGCGGTCGACGGGGCCTATGCCGGGCACATCGTCATCTCCGACGAACTCAAGCCCGATGCGAAAGCGGCAATCGCCGCGCTGAAGGCGCAGGGCGTGCGTAAGACGGTCATGCTGACCGGGGACGCGAAAGCGGTCGGCGAAAGCGTGGCAAAGGAGCTCGGGCTCGACGAAGTCCACGCCCAGCTGCTGCCCGCCGACAAGGTCGGCCGGGTCGAAGCGCTCCTTTGCGAAAAGTCCCCGAAGGGCAAGCTTGCCTTCGTGGGTGACGGCATCAATGACGCGCCGGTCCTTTCCCGCGCCGACATCGGCATTGCGATGGGGGCGCTCGGTTCCGACGCGGCGATCGAAGCGGCTGATATCGTGCTGATGGATGACAAGCCGTCGAAAATCGCTTCCGCTATGCGCATCTCGAAAAAAACGCTGCGTATCGTGCGTCAGAATATTGTCTTTGCGCTTGGCGTCAAGGCGTTGGTTCTCATACTGGGTGCGTGCGGCCTTGCGAACATGTGGGAAGCTGTCTTTGCTGATGTGGGCGTATCGGTCATCGCGATCCTCAACGCTTCCCGCGCGCTGCGTCCCGACAAATGA
- a CDS encoding transketolase family protein: MGITIREAYGNALAKYGRGDDRIVVLDADVSSSTKSGIFAAACPERFFNVGICEQNMVAMAAGMAAAGKIPFVNTFAVFLATLGSLSARELIAYADLNVKLIGAYGGLSDSYDGASHHSIEDLAFFRAIPGMTVLVASDEVLTENLIRLAVETPGPMYIRLSRDEMEHLYPKDETFAIGKGKVLRDGSDVVIFACGVMSGRALEAAKLLAEKGIRAAVVDLFSLKPVDAELIRRYAQKTGAVVAAEEHNVIGGLGSSVAEVLADAGLGVKLERIGVQDTFTESGSYAALSKKYHLLPEDIAAVAERAAAAKRQHP; encoded by the coding sequence ATGGGAATAACAATCCGTGAGGCTTATGGAAACGCGCTTGCCAAATACGGGCGCGGGGACGACCGGATCGTAGTACTCGACGCGGATGTTTCCTCCTCCACCAAGTCCGGTATTTTTGCCGCGGCCTGCCCGGAGCGGTTCTTCAATGTCGGGATTTGCGAGCAGAATATGGTGGCGATGGCGGCCGGAATGGCCGCAGCGGGAAAAATCCCGTTTGTCAACACCTTTGCGGTTTTCCTCGCAACGCTCGGTTCGCTTTCCGCGCGGGAGCTGATTGCCTACGCAGATCTCAATGTAAAACTGATAGGCGCTTATGGCGGCCTTTCCGATTCCTATGACGGCGCAAGTCATCATTCCATCGAAGACCTGGCCTTTTTCCGCGCGATTCCAGGCATGACTGTCCTGGTGGCTTCGGATGAAGTGCTGACCGAAAACCTCATCCGGCTGGCTGTCGAAACGCCGGGCCCGATGTACATCCGCCTTTCCCGTGACGAAATGGAGCACCTCTACCCGAAGGATGAAACCTTCGCCATCGGCAAGGGCAAGGTTCTGCGCGACGGGTCGGATGTAGTCATCTTTGCCTGCGGCGTGATGAGCGGCCGCGCGCTGGAAGCCGCAAAGCTGCTCGCGGAGAAAGGCATTCGCGCCGCGGTGGTTGACCTGTTCTCTCTGAAACCTGTCGACGCGGAGCTGATTCGCCGCTACGCGCAAAAAACCGGGGCAGTGGTTGCCGCGGAGGAGCACAACGTGATCGGCGGGTTGGGGAGCTCCGTGGCCGAAGTTCTCGCGGATGCCGGGCTTGGCGTCAAGCTGGAAAGAATCGGCGTGCAGGACACTTTCACCGAAAGCGGTTCCTACGCCGCACTTTCAAAAAAATACCATCTGCTGCCGGAAGATATCGCCGCCGTCGCAGAACGCGCGGCCGCAGCCAAGAGGCAGCATCCGTAA
- the feoB gene encoding ferrous iron transport protein B, translated as MTIKIALAGNPNCGKTTMFNDLTGSSQYVGNWPGVTVEKKEGRLKGHKDVIVTDLPGVYSLSPYTLEEVVTRDYIMEERPSVVVDLVDASNIERNLYLTTQLTEMGIPVIIALNMIDIVKKNGDAIDTQKLSEALGCEIIETSAVKGAGSHEVARRAVEMAKTGMKTTPQHTFDAKVEEALGQIGRLIEGIVPAESLRWNTIKLFERDEKAMAKLSLPVDARKQVEEIIAGCEKAFDDDSESIITNERYQYIARLVKNCVQKRRAGMTVSDKIDQVVTNRWLALPIFAVIMYVVYYVSVSWLGTIVTDWMNDTLFAETIQPAVTGLLESAGAAQWLIGLLVDGIIGGVGAVLGFVPQMFILFFFLSILEDCGYMARVAFIMDRIFRKFGLSGKSFIPMLISSGCGVPGIMATRTIENEKDRRMTIMTTTFIPCGAKLPIIALIAGAVFPKITWMAPATYFFGIFMVIISGIILKKTKMFAGDPAPFVMELPQYHFPAPKGVLIHMWERGKAFIIKAGTVIFVACGVIWFLQNFGFGPEGFGLVDDQNASMLAAIGGVLAPLFLPLGFGNWQAAVASVTGLVAKENVVATFGVLFGLGEVAEDDPALLAALPGLFTTSASALAFMVFNLTCAPCFAAIGAIRREMMSAKWTWFAIGYMTGMAYVMGFIINQLGGALFYGVPFGIGQVLALICVAVLLWLLFRSCNPDKKNPKALPVGVNA; from the coding sequence ATGACAATCAAGATTGCGCTCGCAGGCAATCCGAACTGCGGGAAAACGACGATGTTTAACGACCTGACCGGATCGAGCCAGTACGTGGGAAACTGGCCGGGAGTCACGGTGGAAAAGAAGGAGGGCAGGCTCAAAGGGCACAAGGATGTCATCGTGACCGACCTGCCGGGCGTGTATTCGCTATCGCCGTACACACTGGAGGAAGTAGTGACGCGGGACTACATCATGGAGGAGCGGCCGAGCGTGGTGGTCGACCTGGTGGACGCTTCGAACATCGAACGCAACCTTTATCTCACCACCCAGCTGACCGAAATGGGGATTCCGGTGATTATCGCGCTCAATATGATCGACATCGTCAAGAAAAATGGCGATGCAATCGACACGCAAAAGCTTTCCGAGGCGCTGGGATGCGAAATCATCGAAACATCCGCGGTAAAAGGGGCCGGGTCGCATGAGGTGGCCCGGCGCGCGGTGGAAATGGCAAAGACCGGGATGAAAACAACGCCGCAGCACACCTTCGACGCAAAGGTCGAGGAGGCGCTCGGACAGATTGGGCGTCTCATCGAGGGGATAGTGCCGGCGGAAAGCCTGCGCTGGAACACGATCAAGCTGTTTGAGCGGGATGAAAAAGCGATGGCGAAGCTTTCGCTTCCCGTCGATGCGCGCAAACAGGTGGAAGAGATCATCGCGGGCTGCGAAAAGGCATTTGACGACGACAGCGAAAGCATCATTACCAACGAACGTTACCAGTATATTGCCAGGCTGGTCAAGAACTGTGTACAGAAACGCCGCGCTGGGATGACCGTTTCGGACAAGATCGACCAGGTGGTGACCAACCGATGGCTGGCGCTGCCGATCTTTGCGGTTATCATGTATGTTGTTTACTATGTGTCGGTTTCGTGGCTCGGCACCATTGTGACCGACTGGATGAACGACACGCTGTTTGCCGAGACAATCCAGCCCGCTGTGACCGGCCTTTTGGAGAGCGCGGGAGCAGCGCAATGGCTCATCGGCCTGCTCGTCGACGGGATCATCGGCGGTGTGGGCGCGGTGCTCGGCTTTGTGCCGCAGATGTTCATCCTGTTCTTCTTCCTGTCCATTCTGGAGGACTGCGGGTATATGGCGCGCGTGGCGTTCATCATGGACCGCATCTTCCGTAAATTCGGGCTTTCGGGCAAGAGCTTTATCCCGATGCTGATCTCGTCCGGCTGCGGGGTGCCGGGCATTATGGCGACCCGCACGATCGAGAATGAGAAGGACCGGCGGATGACGATTATGACAACGACTTTTATCCCGTGCGGGGCGAAGCTGCCGATTATTGCGCTGATCGCGGGCGCGGTGTTCCCAAAGATCACCTGGATGGCGCCGGCGACCTACTTCTTCGGAATCTTCATGGTGATCATCTCGGGCATCATCCTCAAAAAAACAAAGATGTTCGCGGGCGATCCGGCGCCGTTCGTCATGGAGTTGCCGCAGTATCACTTTCCGGCGCCGAAGGGCGTGCTGATCCACATGTGGGAGCGCGGCAAGGCGTTTATCATTAAAGCCGGTACGGTGATCTTTGTGGCCTGCGGGGTCATCTGGTTTTTGCAGAACTTCGGCTTTGGCCCGGAAGGGTTCGGCCTGGTGGACGACCAGAACGCCAGCATGTTGGCGGCGATCGGAGGCGTGCTCGCGCCGCTGTTCCTTCCGTTGGGATTCGGCAACTGGCAGGCGGCTGTCGCGAGTGTGACCGGGCTTGTCGCAAAGGAAAATGTGGTTGCAACTTTTGGGGTGCTGTTTGGGCTTGGCGAAGTGGCCGAGGACGACCCCGCGCTGCTGGCGGCGCTGCCGGGGCTGTTCACAACCAGCGCGAGCGCGTTGGCCTTCATGGTGTTCAACCTGACCTGCGCGCCCTGCTTCGCGGCAATCGGGGCGATCCGGCGCGAGATGATGAGCGCAAAATGGACCTGGTTCGCAATCGGCTATATGACCGGTATGGCGTATGTGATGGGCTTCATCATCAACCAGCTGGGTGGGGCGTTGTTCTACGGAGTGCCGTTCGGGATTGGGCAGGTGCTGGCGCTTATATGTGTGGCGGTGCTGCTGTGGCTGCTTTTCCGAAGCTGCAATCCGGATAAGAAGAACCCCAAAGCGCTTCCGGTTGGCGTGAATGCCTGA
- a CDS encoding FeoB-associated Cys-rich membrane protein: MITWVIFGGLVLLMFFAARYAFRKAKNGECVGCSGCKGGRGCCGCKSESSPPAPSHDGR, translated from the coding sequence ATGATTACCTGGGTGATCTTTGGCGGGTTGGTGCTTTTGATGTTCTTTGCGGCAAGATACGCTTTCCGCAAGGCCAAAAACGGTGAATGTGTCGGCTGCTCCGGCTGCAAAGGCGGGCGCGGATGCTGCGGCTGCAAAAGCGAAAGCAGTCCGCCCGCCCCATCCCATGACGGCAGATGA
- a CDS encoding transketolase, which translates to MKLTAAECDSLQNYCAKFRRDLIKQLHSIQTGHPGGSLSCCEILTVLYFAKANIAPSNRSDPERDWIVLSKGHAAPMLYRILAEKGFFPKEELATLRQAGSRLQGHPCPSQVMGKSPNAATGTMWRRELPSGPLGAAYAACVGVALANKVSQRKNYVYAVLGDGECNEGVIWEAAMSVSKFGLDRLITIVDRNHVQLDGTSDEILPLGDLAAKFAAFGLFPITCDGHDVAALSDAIDTAKSAGKPCVILAETVKGKGVSFMEGKNEWHGKPIGDADYAKATAELGGNKSWE; encoded by the coding sequence ATGAAATTGACCGCCGCGGAATGCGATTCCCTGCAAAATTACTGCGCCAAATTCCGTCGGGATCTGATCAAACAGCTCCACAGCATCCAAACCGGGCATCCCGGGGGATCGCTCTCCTGCTGCGAAATCCTGACGGTGCTCTACTTTGCAAAGGCAAACATCGCCCCGTCGAACCGCTCGGATCCGGAACGCGACTGGATAGTGCTCAGCAAAGGGCACGCCGCGCCCATGCTTTACCGCATCCTTGCGGAAAAGGGCTTCTTTCCCAAAGAGGAGCTCGCCACCCTCCGTCAGGCCGGCAGCCGCCTGCAGGGGCATCCCTGCCCGTCGCAGGTGATGGGAAAGAGCCCGAACGCCGCGACGGGCACGATGTGGCGGCGTGAGCTGCCGTCCGGCCCGCTCGGCGCGGCCTATGCCGCCTGCGTGGGCGTGGCGCTTGCCAATAAGGTTTCCCAACGGAAAAATTATGTCTACGCGGTGCTTGGCGACGGCGAATGCAACGAAGGCGTGATCTGGGAAGCCGCGATGTCGGTGAGCAAGTTCGGTCTTGACCGCCTGATTACGATTGTCGACCGCAACCATGTTCAGCTCGACGGCACAAGCGATGAAATCCTGCCGCTCGGCGACCTCGCCGCAAAATTCGCGGCGTTCGGGCTCTTTCCCATCACCTGCGACGGGCACGATGTGGCGGCGCTCTCTGACGCGATCGACACGGCCAAATCCGCTGGGAAGCCCTGTGTCATCCTTGCGGAAACGGTCAAAGGCAAGGGAGTTTCTTTCATGGAAGGCAAAAATGAATGGCACGGCAAGCCGATTGGAGACGCGGACTATGCCAAAGCGACGGCGGAACTGGGAGGTAACAAATCATGGGAATAA
- a CDS encoding ArsR/SmtB family transcription factor, producing the protein MLDQNDVERCEYIHAHEDIIRKVTQEMPEDEILYDLAELFKIFGDSTRIKILYVLFESEMCVCDIAQLLNMTQSAISHQLRALKQSKLVKYRREGKTVFYSLADGHVRTIINQGMEHVAE; encoded by the coding sequence ATGCTTGATCAAAACGACGTTGAACGCTGCGAATACATCCACGCGCATGAAGATATCATCCGCAAAGTCACCCAGGAGATGCCGGAAGATGAAATCCTTTATGATCTGGCCGAACTTTTCAAAATTTTTGGCGATTCCACCCGGATCAAAATCCTCTATGTGCTCTTCGAATCCGAGATGTGCGTCTGCGACATCGCGCAGCTTTTGAACATGACCCAGAGCGCCATCTCCCACCAGCTGCGTGCGCTCAAACAAAGCAAGCTCGTCAAATACCGCCGCGAAGGCAAAACCGTCTTTTACTCCCTTGCGGATGGACATGTCCGCACGATCATCAACCAGGGCATGGAACATGTCGCTGAATAG
- a CDS encoding cation transporter encodes MKKHFKLQDLDCANCAAKMENAVKKLDGVNDVAISFMTQKMTIDADDARFDEIMREVVKTCRKIEPDCTICL; translated from the coding sequence ATGAAAAAGCACTTTAAACTGCAGGATCTCGACTGTGCAAACTGCGCCGCCAAGATGGAAAACGCTGTGAAAAAGCTGGATGGTGTAAACGACGTTGCCATCAGCTTCATGACCCAGAAAATGACCATTGACGCGGACGACGCCCGTTTTGACGAAATCATGCGCGAAGTCGTCAAAACCTGCAGAAAGATCGAACCTGACTGTACCATCTGCCTGTAA
- a CDS encoding low molecular weight protein-tyrosine-phosphatase: protein MIKVLFVCHGNICRSPMAEFIFRDLAAKHGVSAAVQTASAATSAEEIGNPVYPAAKCKLLEHGITCEGKRAVQLTRADYENYDYLIGMENRNLINMQRILGPDKDRKVFRLLDFSPRPRDISDPWYSDDFDTAWKDICEGCEALLQYLAKRGELCA, encoded by the coding sequence ATGATTAAAGTCCTATTTGTCTGCCACGGCAACATCTGCCGCAGTCCGATGGCCGAATTTATTTTCCGTGATCTCGCCGCAAAACACGGGGTCAGCGCCGCCGTCCAAACCGCGTCCGCCGCCACAAGCGCCGAGGAAATCGGCAACCCGGTCTACCCCGCCGCCAAATGCAAGCTGCTGGAGCACGGCATCACCTGCGAAGGCAAGCGTGCGGTCCAGCTGACCCGCGCCGACTATGAAAATTACGATTACCTGATCGGCATGGAAAACCGCAACCTCATAAACATGCAGCGGATTTTAGGCCCGGACAAAGACCGCAAGGTTTTCCGGCTGCTCGATTTCTCCCCCCGGCCGCGTGACATCTCAGATCCATGGTATTCGGATGATTTTGACACTGCTTGGAAAGATATCTGTGAAGGCTGCGAGGCGCTGCTCCAATATCTGGCCAAACGCGGTGAACTCTGCGCATAA
- a CDS encoding GntR family transcriptional regulator has protein sequence MEWTDNTPEVKISKVLLNKQVYNILFDWIVEDRLKPGTKLSVAKLSEELGVSRSPVAAALSSLERDGYLEIKPQYGTFVRELTFEELDVIYQARAALERVVVLCATRKASHRRLMEYRQRFEAYQNMQTFTEGHLREIFDLDIELHNYFAEFLPEVVCKEYTNICNLTRRSRLLNLNHSMQNKSSSFVSENIVVHIKIIDAMLQGDVGMAISLVEEDVLSTRDNVLKIKTFSAPGGH, from the coding sequence ATGGAATGGACCGACAATACACCGGAAGTCAAAATCAGCAAAGTTTTACTAAACAAGCAGGTGTATAATATTCTTTTTGACTGGATCGTGGAGGACCGTCTCAAGCCCGGAACCAAGCTGAGCGTTGCAAAGCTGAGTGAGGAACTTGGCGTCAGCCGCTCCCCTGTGGCCGCGGCTTTAAGCTCCCTTGAGCGGGACGGTTATCTGGAAATCAAGCCGCAGTACGGGACTTTTGTGCGGGAACTTACCTTTGAAGAGCTGGATGTCATCTATCAGGCACGCGCGGCACTCGAGCGGGTGGTTGTGCTCTGTGCAACCCGTAAGGCGAGTCACCGCAGGCTGATGGAATACCGGCAGCGGTTTGAGGCATATCAAAATATGCAAACTTTCACCGAGGGGCATCTGCGTGAGATCTTCGATCTGGATATCGAGCTTCACAATTATTTCGCTGAGTTCCTGCCGGAGGTCGTCTGTAAGGAATATACAAATATCTGCAATCTGACAAGGCGCAGCCGCCTTTTGAATCTCAATCACTCGATGCAGAACAAAAGCTCCTCCTTCGTATCCGAAAATATTGTTGTCCACATCAAAATTATTGACGCTATGCTGCAGGGAGATGTGGGAATGGCAATCAGCCTGGTGGAGGAAGACGTCCTGTCAACGAGGGACAACGTGCTGAAAATAAAAACTTTTTCCGCTCCCGGCGGACACTGA
- a CDS encoding ABC transporter ATP-binding protein, translated as MLTLEQITWGAPGGERVLKGVDLSIPDGKLIVVTGPNGGGKTTIAKLIAGLEKPDSGRILLDGEDITGLDITGRARRGISYAFQQPVRFKGVTVRDLVELAAGGSLSEDKLCEILSRVGLCAREYVDREVNGSLSGGEIKRIEIATVLARHTRISIFDEPEAGIDLWSFSNLISVFQEMRESLDGTLIIISHQERILSIADELVVIADGLVQERGPRDKILPKLLGGEERCGHCPNLEEGTAS; from the coding sequence TTGCTTACACTCGAACAGATCACATGGGGCGCTCCTGGCGGGGAACGCGTCCTGAAAGGCGTTGACCTTTCGATCCCGGACGGCAAGCTCATTGTCGTCACCGGGCCGAACGGCGGCGGCAAGACTACCATCGCCAAGCTGATCGCCGGGCTTGAAAAGCCCGATTCCGGCCGTATCCTGCTCGACGGAGAGGACATCACCGGCCTTGATATCACCGGGCGCGCCCGGCGCGGCATCAGCTACGCCTTCCAACAGCCGGTACGCTTCAAAGGCGTGACCGTGCGCGACCTGGTCGAACTGGCGGCAGGCGGATCGCTTTCGGAGGACAAACTCTGCGAAATTCTCAGCCGGGTGGGGCTATGCGCCCGGGAATATGTCGACCGCGAGGTAAACGGCAGCCTTTCGGGCGGCGAAATCAAGCGTATTGAAATCGCAACCGTGCTCGCGCGGCACACCCGCATCTCCATCTTCGACGAGCCCGAAGCGGGCATCGACCTCTGGAGTTTCTCGAATCTCATCAGTGTCTTTCAGGAGATGCGCGAGAGCCTGGATGGGACGCTCATCATCATCTCGCACCAGGAGCGGATCCTCTCGATCGCGGACGAGCTGGTTGTGATCGCTGACGGGCTTGTACAGGAGCGCGGCCCGCGCGATAAGATCCTGCCAAAGCTGCTTGGCGGCGAGGAACGCTGCGGCCATTGCCCCAACCTGGAGGAGGGAACTGCATCATGA
- a CDS encoding DegT/DnrJ/EryC1/StrS family aminotransferase: METLAINGGRAAIDYKLPTIMNSSGRDFGAEEMEQISEVIAAGNLGFIGGTKIKDFQKMWEEKYGVEKAVCVSSGTAALHTAINFLNLGANDEVLIPAITDIGSVLGVMLQGAEPVFVDVDPISQNIDPDDIERHITPRTKALMVVHLYGYPCDMDRIMPIVKKHNLFLIEDCAQAHIARYKGRLVGTFGDVSCFSFQQSKHMTTGDGGMVMAPKDELCGRKLVHCHDKAWPREVYRDHLFLAPNYHMTDLQAAVGIAQFNKLERLVAQRRESALYLSRLLSDIDGLYPPVDTELGTQTFFEYALAFDPEKFTAGNKEMAAALVAEGMACAPGYLPHPIYMYDVVTHNYHMELGMCPNAVEACKHMLFIPWSEKHTKQHAEDISKALHKVLGSYKK, translated from the coding sequence GTGGAAACATTGGCAATTAACGGCGGTCGCGCGGCTATCGATTACAAGCTGCCGACCATTATGAACAGTTCCGGGCGGGATTTCGGCGCGGAAGAAATGGAGCAGATCTCCGAAGTCATCGCGGCTGGCAATCTCGGCTTCATCGGGGGAACCAAGATCAAGGACTTTCAGAAGATGTGGGAGGAAAAATACGGCGTGGAGAAGGCGGTCTGCGTTTCCTCCGGTACCGCGGCCTTACACACCGCTATCAACTTTTTGAACCTGGGCGCCAACGACGAGGTCCTCATCCCCGCCATCACCGATATAGGCAGCGTGCTCGGCGTGATGCTACAGGGCGCGGAACCGGTTTTTGTCGACGTCGATCCCATCAGCCAAAATATCGACCCGGACGACATCGAACGCCACATCACGCCGCGCACCAAGGCGCTCATGGTGGTTCACCTCTATGGATATCCCTGCGACATGGATCGGATCATGCCGATTGTCAAAAAGCACAACCTTTTCCTCATAGAAGACTGCGCGCAGGCACACATCGCACGTTATAAAGGCAGGCTGGTCGGCACCTTCGGGGACGTCTCCTGCTTCTCGTTCCAGCAGTCGAAACACATGACCACCGGCGACGGCGGCATGGTGATGGCGCCGAAAGACGAGCTCTGCGGACGCAAGCTGGTTCACTGTCACGACAAGGCCTGGCCGCGTGAAGTGTACCGCGACCATCTCTTCCTCGCGCCCAACTACCACATGACCGACCTGCAGGCTGCAGTCGGCATTGCACAGTTCAACAAGCTGGAACGGCTGGTTGCGCAGCGCCGCGAATCGGCCCTGTATCTTTCCCGGCTGCTTTCGGACATCGACGGGCTTTACCCACCGGTCGACACTGAACTGGGAACCCAGACCTTTTTCGAATACGCGCTTGCATTCGATCCCGAAAAGTTCACCGCCGGAAATAAGGAGATGGCAGCCGCGCTCGTAGCCGAAGGGATGGCCTGTGCGCCGGGCTACCTGCCGCATCCGATTTATATGTATGATGTGGTGACTCACAACTATCATATGGAGCTGGGGATGTGCCCGAACGCGGTTGAAGCCTGCAAGCACATGCTGTTCATCCCCTGGAGTGAAAAGCATACCAAACAGCATGCGGAAGATATCTCAAAAGCGCTTCACAAGGTGCTCGGTTCCTATAAAAAGTAA
- a CDS encoding SufB/SufD family protein — MNHVTQELLAAVSDWAGSFSGAFNIREDGGCAGRQSTEHVKIEPKQFQPGLDIRILPGTHGETVSIPAIVTHGNVDDLVYNDFFVGEGADVTIVAGCGVHTEDASAARHNGIHRFFLSKGAHVRYVEKHLGTGHGTGLRSIDPVTEATLEEDAVLEMDTSQIGGVDRTTRTMKATVGPRAKLLIHERLLTEGDQQAKTDFEVVLDGEDSGVDLISRSVARGNSHQAYRSRIVGNARCTGHSECDAIIADNGTVDAAPELTASHGDAALIHEAAIGKIAGEQILKLRTLGLTESEAEAKIVAGFLK; from the coding sequence ATGAATCATGTCACTCAGGAGCTGCTCGCGGCTGTTTCCGATTGGGCCGGCTCTTTTTCAGGCGCGTTTAATATCCGCGAGGACGGCGGATGCGCGGGCCGCCAATCGACCGAACACGTCAAAATCGAACCCAAACAATTTCAGCCGGGCCTTGATATCCGCATCCTGCCCGGGACCCATGGTGAAACGGTTTCGATTCCCGCCATCGTCACTCACGGCAATGTGGATGACCTGGTCTACAACGACTTCTTTGTCGGCGAAGGCGCTGACGTGACCATCGTCGCGGGCTGCGGCGTGCATACCGAGGATGCCTCGGCTGCCCGACACAACGGTATCCATCGCTTTTTCCTTTCGAAAGGCGCGCATGTCCGCTATGTGGAAAAGCATCTCGGGACCGGCCATGGCACCGGTCTGCGGTCGATCGATCCGGTCACCGAAGCGACCCTTGAAGAGGACGCGGTGCTCGAGATGGACACCTCCCAGATCGGCGGCGTGGACCGCACGACCCGCACTATGAAGGCGACGGTCGGCCCGCGCGCCAAATTGCTCATCCACGAACGCCTTTTGACCGAGGGCGATCAGCAGGCCAAAACGGATTTCGAAGTCGTGCTCGATGGCGAGGACTCCGGCGTCGATCTCATCTCCCGTTCGGTGGCGCGCGGCAATTCCCATCAGGCCTACCGTTCCCGTATCGTCGGAAACGCGCGCTGCACCGGCCATTCGGAGTGCGACGCCATCATCGCGGACAACGGCACGGTGGACGCCGCCCCCGAGCTCACCGCCAGCCATGGCGACGCGGCCCTCATCCACGAAGCTGCTATTGGCAAGATCGCGGGTGAGCAGATCCTCAAGCTGCGCACCCTGGGGCTCACCGAATCGGAAGCCGAAGCGAAGATTGTCGCCGGGTTCCTCAAATAA